The genome window TTGAGGTTCAAGCCAGTGGTTTTTTGTACGGTATGGTACGCCTGTTAGTGGGATTATTGGTAGAAGTAGGCGCCGAGGTGCGATCGCCCTTAGAATTTAACGATATATGGGCAAATAAACGTCGAGATCTCGTCAAATACTCAGCACCAGCCAAGGGACTATGCTTTTTAAGAGTTCATTATCCAGAGTTTCCCATTCCCAAAGCAGTGTGGTATAACAGTCAACCTATTTTTACTTTTAGTTAAAATTGACCATCAAATAAAATGAATAAAACAACAGTACCCAAAATAGAAGACATCGAACAAAAGTGGTTCGTTGTCGATGCCGAAAATCAACGTCTAGGTCGTTTAGCCACCGAAATCGCTAACGTTTTAAGAGGCAAAAACAACCCCAACTTTACCCCTCACCTAGACACTGGAGACTTCGTTATTGTAGTTAACGCCGAGAAAATCGTTGTCACAGGTAACAAAAGCTCTCAGAAATTATACCGTCGTCACTCCGGCCGCCCCGGTGGTATGAAAACCGAAACCTTTGAAAAACTACAGAACCGTATTCCTGAAAGAATTATCGAAGTTGCTGTAAAAGGGATGCTCCCTAAAAATAGCTTAGGACGTAGCCTCTTTACCAAACTAAAAGTTTATACTGGTCCTAATCATCCCCATCAGGCACAACAGCCCGAAGTATTAAATATCCAAACCATTCCCGCAGGAGGTAAATAAAAATGTCTGATAAAGTAGTTTACTTAGGAACTGGTCGCCGTAAGGCTTCTGTTGCCCGTGTTCGCTTAATTCCAGGCTCTGGAGCCGTTACCGTTAATGGTCAAGATGCCACCAACTATTTCCAACAAATTCAAGGTTATATTCAGGCAGTTAAAGCTCCCCTCGAAACCCTTGGTTTAGAAAATGAATATGATGTTTTGGTTAATGCCCATGGTGGTGGTTTAACAGGTCAATCCGACGCCGTTAAACTAGGGGTAGCTAGAGCACTGTGTGAACTTGACCCTGAAAATCGTCAGCCTCTCAAGGCCGAAGGTTATTTAACCAGAGATCCCCGTGCTAAAGAGCGTAAAAAATACGGTTTACGTAAAGCTCGTAAAGCTCCTCAATTCTCTAAACGTTAATATTATTTACGGAGGTTTTAGGTACTGGTGTATTAACAGTTTAGTTAATCGAATTGTACTTAAACCCCATTTTAATATTTGTATCCATTTTAATTATTCACTTGTCAACCTAATAGTTAGGAGAAAATAATGCCTAAAGCTGGAATTCATCCCGAATGGTACCCCGATGCCAAAGTAATTTGTAACGGTGAAGTGGTTATGCACATCGGTTCTACTAAGCCTGAAATTAACGTTGAGGTTTGGTCTGGAAACCATCCTTTTTATACTGGAACCCAAAAAATTATTGACGCGGAAGGACGTGTGGATCGTTTCTTACGTAAATATGGTATGCTCTCTGGCAACCAAGCTCAAGAGACTAAAACCGAAGAAACTAAATAGTTTTGACTTTTTTTTCGATTAAACCCCTTCTCTTAATGGAAAAGGGGTATTTTTTTATTATTTTTTGGTATTAATAGGAGCAATTAATTCATCGGGATCTAAAATAAAGATCGTCTTTTGTTGTTCCTCTTCGGTCACCATTGTCACATGGGAAGCTATTTTAAAAGTGTCAACCTGACGATAGGATGGGGGTAATGCTCGTATATCCTTAATGGCAATATCATATAAACTAGGGGTATTAGTAACAATGATGCCGAATCTTTCCCCTGTACTATTTTCGGCAAGGAGTAAATATTTCTTGTCCTCTCCTTCAAAGATACTTGGGGTATTAAAAAACTTTTTGTGTAAATCAATTACGGTTATTTCTTCTCCCTCTATGGTTGCTATGCCATAGTGATTCAATCCACTACCATAGACAGTGGCGAAATTAACTACCTTCTGCACTACATCTATGTGAAGGGCTGCGTTTAGTTTGCCGATGGGAAAACTGAGCAGTTTGATTTTGTTAACAACAACAGTATTAGATTCGGGAGAAGATAAGTTGGCAAGATTCATGGAGTTATTTTTGAGTTAGATGTTTTTGTAAACTACTGCACCATCACTGTGTCTATTGTACCCACAAATTAACTGCTCTGTTTCTAGTTGTAATAATGTTTCTTTAACGATAGCTGGGCTTAATTCGGTGGCAATCACCACATCAGAAACGGTCATTTCTCCCTGCTCTTTAATAGCCTTGAGGATGAGAATTTCTAAATTTTGGGGTTGATTTGCTTTTGGGAGGTAGGCTGGTTGTTGATTTTGTACGGGGCTTGCTATGGGTTGGAAGGGTAGAGTTCCATTTTCGTTACGAGAGGCGATCGCCAATTTATCCCGAGCATGACGCACAGCGATAATATTTTCGATGGTACCACCCACCGCAATGACTCCCCAAACCTCTTCAAAGTCCGGCTCTTCTACCATGGCGAAGAAGATGAAAAAAGTGATAGCGGCTCCCCAATAACGATTAGTGTAAAGGTAGCCAATGGGGGAGAAGAAAAAAGTTAGTAGTCCTGTAATAAAAAGATTTTTGTTTGCCTTTTTTTCGAGGTTATATAGTTTTTCGATTTTTTTTTCGCCCATATCACTAACCTCAATTTACTATACTTTGATTTTAACATTTATCCTTTTTTTTCAAAGAGGTTTTATGTAAAGTTTTATTTTGGTTTTTAACAATAGTTATTATGAAATAATAAGCAATAATAGATAAAGTTAAACCAACGCAAAAAGAGCCTATCAAAAGAGTAATAGTTATTTCTGCCCCTGAATCAGCTAAATTTTGCCACGACTCAGAATTGAATTCATCTAAATAATTTCCTTGAATTTTAAAGATTTTTTCGAGAATAAACGAACCAATTTGATAGTTAAAGAAAAAGATAGGAACATAGGTGAAAGGGTTACTAATCCAAGTTCCCATCATGGCAGTAACTTTGTTTGCCCTTAAAATAATAGCTAGTAACAAAGCCCCGATCATTTGTAAACCAAAAAAAGGAAAACTACCTGTAAAAACACCAATGGCAAAACCACGGGCGATCGCCTCTGGTCTTTCTTTTAAACTAAGAATACGCCAAATAAAGTATTTATAATAACGTTTGATGGGCGATATTTTTTTTCTTTTTTTCAAAGGAACAGGTTGTTTTTCAGTAACATTATTTATAGATTTTGATTTATTTTTTAGCATTGAGCTATAATATGGATGGATATTTTCATTACATATATCTAATAGACAAAATATAGATATAAAAAGTTTATTTCCAAGATTATAATAACAAATTATTTTTCATCTCAAAATTGTAGAGTCCCTTAGCTCCTCACTTTCCTCCATTGTGTACCATCCATAATATTGTTGATTTTCTGTTTTTATCGAAATGACTACTAACAACCAAATCCCCCTTTTTCCACCCCGCACCATCGATGAATTAGTAGCTGATATTGACCTACTAACCTCAGAAATTCAAGAATTATATTGTCAAGATCAAGTCCCTTGGATAATTGGATACAGTGGCGGTAAAGATAGTTCCTGTATTCTACAACTAATTTGGAGGGCGATCGCCCTTTTACCCCCCGAAAAAAGAAGAAAAACAGTTCATGTCATCACCAACGATACCTTTGTGGAAAATCCCATCGTTTCCCACTGGGTGAGGGGTTGTATCGATAAAATAAATAAATCTGCCCAAGAGCAAACCATGCCCTTCACGGCTCATCTTACCCATCCTGCCACCAAAGACACCTTTTGGGTATGTTTGATAGGGAAAGGCTACCCCGCCCCCCGTCAGGGCTTTCGCTGGTGTACTGAACGGATGAAAATTCAACCAGCTAATCAATTTATCCGTGAAACTATTCGAGCCAATGGGGAAGTAATCTTGGTGCTAGGTACTCGTAAAGCCGAAAGTACCACCAGAAAAAGAACCATGGAAAAACACGAGAAAGGTAGATTTAGAGCCAGATTAAGCATTAACTCCCGTTTACCCAACTCCTACATATATACCCCCATAGAAGATTGGCGCACCGATGAAGTGTGGATGTATTTACTACAATGGCAAAATCCTTGGGGCGGAGATAATCAAGACTTATTTACCATGTATCGGGGGGCTACCGCTGATAATGAATGTCCTTTGGTGGTGGATACGTCAACCCCTAGTTGTGGGGATTCTCGGTTTGGTTGTTGGGTATGTACCATGGTAAGCAAAGATAAATCCATGGAAGCGATGATTCAAAATGATGAAGAGAAAGAATGGTTACAACCCTTGCTAGAGTTGAGAAACGAGTTAGATATTCGGGATGATCGAGATAAAAGAGATTTTCGGCGTATTTACGGTAAGGTAGAACTTTTTGAGCGTAATGTGGATGGCGAAACCACCGTGCATAATATTCCAGGCCCATATCTCAAGCAGTGGCGAGAATATTGGTTAACAAAGGTATTAGAAGCCCAAATGAGTATTAGGGAAAACGCCCCCCCAGAGTTTCGGGATTTAGATTTAATTTCCATTGCCGAGTTGAGCGAGATTAGAAGAATTTGGCTGGAGGAAAAACATGAATTTGATGATAGTTTACCCCGCATCTATGAAGAGGTGACAGGGGAAGAATTTAATGATCCTCGCATTGGGGCAGGTAATTCCTTATTAGGTTCGGAGGAATGGCAAACCCTAGAGGAGTTGTGTGAGGGAGACACCATGCACCTAGAGTTGATGACTCGTTTATTGGATACCGAAAGACAGTATTTGACAAAGGTTCGTCGGGTGGGTATTTATCAAGCCCTTGAAAAGTGTTTTCATACTAGCTCTCGTTCTCCCGAAGAGGCGATCGCCAATGCGGAATATATCAGAGATATTAAAAAAACAGCCCAACAAGGGGACGTGAAAGCATTACAACAAAAACTAACATGGGGCAAAATGAAGTTTAGTAAGAGTGGCAATGCCTAAATTTTTAATCTTTAGCATCATTCTCAACATTGTCGCCAAAAGATAAATTTTCATCATCATCATTTCTAATTAAAAAATTAGATTCATCATCATCCTGTGGCTCAATAATTTGATTATCATAGCCCACATTATTAATGACAGCCCCGATTAGTGGTAACTCTTCCTCGATAAAATCATCAATGGTAGTGCCAAGAAGATTTCTAAGACTCTTACCCGGGTGGGTTACTAAAATAATACCATCTACAAAAGGCTCTAATAATAAAGCATCATTACAACTAGAAACAGATGGAGTATCTATCACCACAAAGTCATATTGCGATCGCGCATATCGTAAAAAAGCCTTAATTTCTGCCGACTCCAAAATGGCAGGGGCTTGTTTTTGAAAACCGGGGCTAGGAACAATGGAAAAGTTAGGAATTTCAGGTACTCTCTGAATCAATAAATTTAAATCCCCACTATTTACCCCTTGAAAATCATAGTAACTAATGGGATTACTACTGAGGGCAGGATCTGCTTGTAACTGAAAATATTTGCGAGAACCGGGGTTTTTATCCCGTAAATCTAGTTCAATTAATAAAGTACGTTTTCCAGCATTAGCAGAGG of Cyanobacterium sp. HL-69 contains these proteins:
- the rplM gene encoding LSU ribosomal protein L13 RplM, which encodes MNKTTVPKIEDIEQKWFVVDAENQRLGRLATEIANVLRGKNNPNFTPHLDTGDFVIVVNAEKIVVTGNKSSQKLYRRHSGRPGGMKTETFEKLQNRIPERIIEVAVKGMLPKNSLGRSLFTKLKVYTGPNHPHQAQQPEVLNIQTIPAGGK
- the rpsI gene encoding SSU ribosomal protein S9 RpsI — encoded protein: MSDKVVYLGTGRRKASVARVRLIPGSGAVTVNGQDATNYFQQIQGYIQAVKAPLETLGLENEYDVLVNAHGGGLTGQSDAVKLGVARALCELDPENRQPLKAEGYLTRDPRAKERKKYGLRKARKAPQFSKR
- the rpmE gene encoding LSU ribosomal protein L31 RpmE → MPKAGIHPEWYPDAKVICNGEVVMHIGSTKPEINVEVWSGNHPFYTGTQKIIDAEGRVDRFLRKYGMLSGNQAQETKTEETK
- the cheW gene encoding chemotaxis signal relay system purine-binding protiein CheW, with product MNLANLSSPESNTVVVNKIKLLSFPIGKLNAALHIDVVQKVVNFATVYGSGLNHYGIATIEGEEITVIDLHKKFFNTPSIFEGEDKKYLLLAENSTGERFGIIVTNTPSLYDIAIKDIRALPPSYRQVDTFKIASHVTMVTEEEQQKTIFILDPDELIAPINTKK
- the dndC gene encoding DNA sulfur modification protein DndC, with amino-acid sequence MTTNNQIPLFPPRTIDELVADIDLLTSEIQELYCQDQVPWIIGYSGGKDSSCILQLIWRAIALLPPEKRRKTVHVITNDTFVENPIVSHWVRGCIDKINKSAQEQTMPFTAHLTHPATKDTFWVCLIGKGYPAPRQGFRWCTERMKIQPANQFIRETIRANGEVILVLGTRKAESTTRKRTMEKHEKGRFRARLSINSRLPNSYIYTPIEDWRTDEVWMYLLQWQNPWGGDNQDLFTMYRGATADNECPLVVDTSTPSCGDSRFGCWVCTMVSKDKSMEAMIQNDEEKEWLQPLLELRNELDIRDDRDKRDFRRIYGKVELFERNVDGETTVHNIPGPYLKQWREYWLTKVLEAQMSIRENAPPEFRDLDLISIAELSEIRRIWLEEKHEFDDSLPRIYEEVTGEEFNDPRIGAGNSLLGSEEWQTLEELCEGDTMHLELMTRLLDTERQYLTKVRRVGIYQALEKCFHTSSRSPEEAIANAEYIRDIKKTAQQGDVKALQQKLTWGKMKFSKSGNA